A genomic stretch from Lathyrus oleraceus cultivar Zhongwan6 chromosome 2, CAAS_Psat_ZW6_1.0, whole genome shotgun sequence includes:
- the LOC127119354 gene encoding WAT1-related protein At5g40240 has product MVSEGATVAAAIVAIELVDIGGDTLMKSANNDGMSIFIFIVYSNLFALCFLLPSSLFYHRKRAPPPISKSIFCRLFLLSCIRTSVQIFMNIGIGYSSPALASAMMDLVPAFTFILALISRMEILNLKEHRSQVKVISIVVCIAGALTVTLYKGMPLLSDAFPDIEMGAIGINMSEKSDWLVGAFLLVTATFFISIVFIVQTWIIRDYPEELLVTTICCCFVVILSSIVALMVEGNSKAWKLKLDKKLVSVCYSAIFIVSTRNIVNAWACRKKGPIFLAIFNPLRVVLALGMGVIFLGDNLYLGSMIGAAIIVIGFYGVMWAQAQEKHMISETNILSSSSSPLLSTKA; this is encoded by the exons ATGGTGAGCGAAGGAGCTACTGTAGCAGCTGCTATTGTTGCAATAGAATTGGTGGATATCGGTGGTGACACTTTAATGAAATCTGCAAATAATGATGGAATGAGtatttttattttcattgttTACTCAAACCTTTTTGCTCTATGTTTTCTTCTACCATCCTCCCTTTTCTACCATAGAAAAAGAGCTCCTCCTCCtatttcaaaatcaattttctGCAGATTATTTCTTCTCAGTTGCATCAG AACTTCAGTGCAGATTTTCATGAATATTGGAATTGGATATAGCTCTCCCGCTTTGGCATCAGCTATGATGGATCTTGTCCCTGCTTTTACCTTCATACTTGCTTTAATTTCAAG GATGGAAATTTTAAACTTGAAAGAACATAGAAGTCAGGTAAAAGTTATTAGTATAGTGGTCTGCATTGCAGGAGCATTAACTGTGACATTATATAAAGGGATGCCATTGCTTAGTGATGCCTTTCCAGATATAGAAATGGGTGCAATTGGAATTAACATGTCAGAAAAATCAGATTGGCTAGTTGGAGCTTTTCTTCTAGTAACTGCTACGTTTTTCATTTCGATTGTATTTATCGTTCAG ACTTGGATTATCAGGGATTATCCAGAAGAGTTGTTGGTAACAACTATTTGTTGCTGTTTTGTGGTAATTCTATCTTCCATTGTAGCTCTAATGGTAGAGGGAAACTCAAAAGCTTGGAAACTCAAACTTGATAAGAAATTGGTATCCGTATGTTATTCA GCAATATTTATAGTATCGACGAGGAATATTGTCAATGCATGGGCATGTCGTAAGAAAGGACCAATATTTTTAGCTATATTCAACCCTTTAAGAGTTGTCCTTGCACTTGGCATGGGAGTAATATTCTTGGGAGATAATCTTTATCTTGGAAG CATGATTGGGGCTGCTATTATTGTTATTGGATTTTATGGTGTAATGTGGGCACAAGCTCAAGAGAAACACATGATAAGTGAAACAAATATTCTCTCATCTTCTTCGTCCCCATTGTTGTCAACAAAAGCATGA